A single Drechmeria coniospora strain ARSEF 6962 chromosome 03, whole genome shotgun sequence DNA region contains:
- a CDS encoding glycoside hydrolase family 13: MTAILENPSKRPGMNAACADADDVPKDGTGVVKLDPWLAPFSDALKRRYAKAQEWIKKIDETEGGVEKFSMGVDKFGFNIDDKNNITYREWAPNATKASLVGEFNDWNRDSHPMKKDDFGVFEIVIHAQDGKPAIDHNSKIKISLELPGCGRVDRLPAWITYVTQDLSVSPAYEARFWNPPQCEKYKFKHMRPKKPTSARVYEAHVGISTPDQRVATYKEFTKNMLPRIKDLGYNVIQLMAIMEHAYYASFGYQVNSFFAASSRYGPPEDLKELVDTAHGMGIVVLLDVVHSHASKNVLDGLNEFDGTDHQYFHTGGRGRHDQWDSRLFNYGHHEVMRFLLSNLRFWMDEYQFDGFRFDGVTSMLYLHHGMGTGFSGGYHEYFGSDVDEEAVVYLMLANEMLHLLYPDCITIAEDVSGMPALCLPLSLGGVGFDYRLAMAIPDMWIKILKELKDEQWDLANICFTLTNRRHGEKTIAYCESHDQALVGDKTLIFHLCDAEMYTNMSTLSPLTPVIERGMGLHKMIRLLTHALGGEGYLNFEGNEFGHPEWLDFPREGNNNSFWYARRQLNLTEDHLLRYQYLNNFDRMMNKCEEKYGWLHAQQAYISLKNESDKVIVFERAGLVFIFNFHPSESFKDYRIGIETAGTYRVVLNSDAKDAGGFSRIDENTRFFTTPMEWNGRKNWTHIYIPTRTALVLALEETVA, encoded by the exons ATGACTGCCATTCTCGAGAACCCGTCCAAACGCCCGGGCATGAATGCTGCCTGTGCAGATGCGGACGATGTGCCCAAGGACGGCACTG GTGTTGTGAAGCTGGATCCATGGCTGGCTCCATTCAGCGATGCCTTGAAACGACGTTACGCCAAAGCTCAGGAATGGATCAAGAAAATCGATGAAACGGAGGGTGGTGTAGAAAAGTTCTCCATG GGAGTTGATAAATTCGGCTTTAATATCGACGACAAAAATAACATCACATACCGAGAATGGGCGCCAAACGCCACAAAAGcttccctcgtcggcgaatTTA ATGACTGGAACCGGGACTCCCACCCAATGAAGAAGGACGACTTTGGTGTTTTCGAGATTGTCATTCATGCCCAGGATGGCAAGCCAGCGATAGATCACAACTCCAAGATCAAG ATCTCCCTCGAACTGCCCGGTTGCGGACGGGTTGACCGACTCCCGGCTTGGATCACGTACGTAACACAAGATTTGAGCGTCTCTCCAGCCTACGAAGCTCGCTTTTGGAACCCGCCACAGTGTGAGAAGTACAAGTTCAAGCACATGCGTCCCAAGAAGCCGACGAGTGCTCGCGTGTACGAGGCACATGTCGGCATTTCCACCCCAGATCAGCGTGTCGCAACCTACAAAGAGTTCACCAAGAACATGCTGCCTCGAATCAAAGACTTGGGCTACAACGTGATCCAATTGATGGCAATCATGGAGCACGCTTACTATGCCAGTTTCGGGTATCAAGTGAACAGTTTCTTCGCCGCCAGCAGTCGCTATGGTCCACCCGAGGACCTCAAGGAGCTTGTCGACACGGCTCATGGTATGGGTATCGTTGTGCTCCTGGATGTTGTTCACAGTCATGCCTCGAAAAATGTTCTGGATGGGCTCAACGAGTTTGATGGGACGGATCACCAATATTTCCACACCGGTGGCAGGGGCCGCCACGATCAGTGGGACAGCAGATTGTTCAACTACGGCCACCATGAAGTAATGCGGTTCCTCCTTAGCAACCTGCGTTTTTGGATGGATGAATATCAGTTTGATGGTTTCCGCTTTGATGGCGTGACCAGCATGCTCTATTTGCACCACGGCATGGGCAC CGGCTTTTCCGGCGGTTATCACGAGTACTTCGGCTCCGATGTCGACGAAGAAGCAGTCGTGTATCTCATGCTGGCCAACGAAATGTTGCACTTGCTGTATCCGGATTGTATTACCATTGCCGAAGATGTCTCCGGCATGCCTGCACTCTGCTTGCCTCTCTCGCTTGGCGGTGTTGGCTTCGACTACCGCCTGGCAATGGCAATCCCGGACATGTGGATCAAGATACTAaaggagctcaaggacgAGCAGTGGGACCTCGCCAACATTTGCTTCACCTTGACGaaccgccgccatggcgaaAAGACGATCGCTTATTGTGAAAGCCATGACCAGGC GCTTGTCGGTGACAAGACTCTCATCTTTCACCTTTGTGATGCGGAAATGTACACCAATATGTCAACACTGTCACCGCTGACACCGGTGATCGAGCGTGGCATGGGTCTTCACAAAATGATCCGGCTCCTGACTCACGCGTTGGGTGGCGAGGGGTACCTGAATTTCGAGGGCAACGAGTTTGGTCACCCCGAGTGGCTCGACTTCCCACGAGAGGGAAACAACAACTCGTTCTGGTATGCTCGTAGGCAGCTGAACTTGACGGAAGACCACCTACTTCGCTACCAGTATTTGAACAATTTTGATCGCATGATGAACAAGTGCGAGGAGAAATATGGCTGGCTTCATGCGCAACAGGCCTACATCTCCTTGAAGAATGAAAGCGACAAGGTGATTGTTTTCGAGAGAGCTGGACTCGTTTTTATCTTCAACTTTCACCCTTCCGAGAGCTTCAAAGACTATCGGATCGGCATCGAGACTGCGGGAACATACCGCGTTGTTCTCAACTCCGACGCCAAGGACGCTGGCGGTTTCAGCAGGATTGACGAAAACACTCGTTTTTTCACAACTCCAATGGAATGGAACGGCCGGAAGAACTGGACTCACATCTACATCCCCACTCGCACTGCTCTG GTTCTGGCATTGGAGGAAACGGTGGCCTAG
- a CDS encoding cytochrome c oxidase polypeptide V precursor, with the protein MELPPLTLCHANRMLLIGSSHLLSKHVMWHTSQVIESEEHATQLRKAENFCRPSSDQHHLLSNVREYCQLTPLPLPNLRHTTSPHNRKMLRTPASSLLRNRLVRSVPAVATRASSTHAISNPTLANIEKRWEGMPLQEQADLWMALRDRMKGSWAELTIQEKKAAYWIAFGPHGPRAVDPPGTNARIAWGVALGVGVSFAIFATTRSFAKPEPSTMTKEYQEASNELLKQQKADPITGISSEGYTGKGVVQSPPKGH; encoded by the exons ATGGAGCTCCCTCCCCTCACCTTGTGCCATGCAAATCGAATGCTCCTGATTGGCAGCAGCCATTTGCTCAGCAAACACGTGATGTGGCATACCAG TCAAGTGATTGAGAGCGAGGAACATGCCACCCAGCTCCGGAAAGCCGAAAACTTCTGTCGTCCATCCTCGGATCAGCACCACCTCCTTTCCAACGTCCGCGAATACTGTCAATTGActccccttccccttccgAACCTCCGACATACAACCTCCCCTCACAATCGAAAAATGCTGCGCACCCCGGCGTCGAGTCTGCTGCGCAACCGCCTGGTGCGCAGCGTCCCGGCCGTCGCAACCCGTGCCTCGTCTACTCACGCCATTTCCAACCCTACCCTCGCCAACATCGAGAAACGATGGGAGGGAATGCCACTTCAGGAGCAGGCTGACCTCTGGATGGCTCTACGAGATCGCATGAAGGGGAGCTGGGCCGAATTGACGATCCAGGAGAAGAAGGCCG CATACTGGATTGCCTTCGGTCCCCACGGCccccgcgccgtcgaccctCCCGGTACCAACGCTCGCATTGCCTGGGGCGTTGCCCTGGGTGTCGGTGTCAGCTTCGCCATCTTCGCAACCACTCGATCCTTCGCCAAGCCCGAGCCTTCCACCATGACCAAGGAGTACCAGGAAGCATCCAACGAGCTCCTCAAG CAACAAAAAGCCGACCCCATCACCGGCATCTCCTCAGAAGGCTACACTGGCAAGGGCGTGGTTCAGTCTCCTCCCAAGGGTCACTAA
- a CDS encoding putative MCX1 protein codes for MLASPRSLALSVRCRSSAIKRLQCGACRRQICSSRPLGATRRTADFNSGFTGVYDPSVESGRGPMFNKSNFGVPQFYPRDLKKRVDEYVVGQDRAKRTICSTIFNHYQNLRRRYQHEHEDRNIREKLLRQRFARDREIHHRRRESTSVEDELVGHHESMRPLFDMNEPEDDPLDHLYTPEDVSKPDHVKIDKSNLLLIGPTGVGKTYILETLSKKIQVPFTICDCNSLTQAGYIGQDVETCIERLLIEANYDVKATEYGIVVLDEFDKLARRDSPTGRDVGGEGVQQALLKLIEGVNVTIHVKDNRSSRSAPSMTTTYNSPSTPSSTTPAAPPSGGKVDQYTIDTTNILFIFCGAFVGLEKAIVQRVAQPSMGFGREVRGRSMLSGDKSILPPDAYAHLAHYDSASSLSFTPMDLATPADLQKFGFIPELIGRMHNICALSPLSKADLLRILTEPRNSLVAQYTALFETYPSRLFFTEKALYALAERAAASGTGARGLKMEMERVLAGPMFDAPTPYVLITEGCVNGTEKAAYWGKDGRFELDRQLEEEEVGCLTPHMTFERLREAGQSGG; via the exons ATGCTCGCGTCTCCTAGATCGCTTGCCCTGTCGGTTCGATGCCGTTCCTCGGCTATCAAAAGGCTACAGTGCGGTGCTTGTCGTCGCCAAATATGCTCCTCTCGTCCTCTTGGAGCGACGAGACGAACTGCAGACTTCAATTCCGGCTTTACCGGTGTCTATGACCCGTCGGTAGAATCTGGGCGCGGGCCAATGTTCAACAAGTCCAACTTTGGTGTGCCCCAGTTCTATCCCCGTGATCTGAAGAAGCGTGTGGACGAGTATGTTGTCGGTCAGGATCGAGCAAAGAGGACGATATGCTCCACCATCTTCAACCATTACCAGAACCTGCGTCGAAGATAccagcacgagcacgaagATCGCAACATTCGAGAGAAGCTCCTGCGTCAGCGGTTTGCTCGAGATCGAGAAatccatcatcgacggcgcgaGTCCACTTCAGTCGAAG ATGAACTCGTCGGCCATCACGAGTCGATGCGGCCGCTTTTTGATATGAACGAGCCCGAAGACGATCCGCTTGACCATTTGTATACCCCGGAGGATGTGTCGAAGCCAGACCACGTAAAGATCGATAAGAGCAACCTGTTGTTGATCGGCCCAACCGGGGTAGGGAAAACGTATATTCTCGA GACGTTGAGCAAGAAAATTCAAGTTCCCTTCACCATTTGCGATTGCAACTCGCTTACACAAGCGGGATATATTGGGCAAGACGTCGAGACATGTATCGAACGTCTTTTGATCGAGGCCAACTACGACGTCAAAGCGACGGAATATGGCATTGTGGTTTTGGACGAGTTTGACAAGTTGGCCCGCCGAGACTCCCCGACCGGTCGAGACGTTGGCGGCGAAGGTGTCCAACAAGCGTTGCTCAAACTCATCGAAGGGGTCAACGTCACCATCCATGTCAAGGACAACCGGTCATCTCGAAGCGCGccctcgatgacgacgacgtatAACTCCCCGAGCACCCCATCTTCGACAAcgcccgccgcgccgcccagCGGTGGAAAGGTGGATCAATACACGATAGATACAACGAACATCCTCTTCATCTTCTGTGGCGCGTTTGTTGGCCTCGAAAAGGCAATTGTGCAACGTGTTGCACAGCCGTCCATGGGTTTCGGCAGAGAAGTAAGGGGCCGGTCGATGCTATCCGGGGATAAGAGCATTCTTCCTCCCGATGCATACGCTCACCTTGCCCACTACGACtccgcgtcgtcgttgtcCTTCACCCCGATGGATTTGGCAACGCCAGCAGACCTCCAGAAGTTCGGGTTCATCCCCGAGCTTATCGGACGCATGCACAACATTTGCGCACTAAGTCCTCTTTCCAAAGCGGATCTATTGCGCATCTTGACCGAACCGCGGAATAGCCTCGTCGCTCAGTACACGGCATTGTTCGAAACATACCCTTCCCGACTCTTCTTCACAGAGAAGGCTCTCTACGCCCTAGCGGAACGAGCGGCGGCGTCTGGAACAGGAGCAAGAGGACTGAAGATGGAAATGGAGCGAGTCCTTGCCGGACCCATGTTTGACGCCCCAACACCGTACGTTCTCATCACAGAAGGCTGCGTCAATGGTACGGAGAAGGCGGCGTACTGGGGCAAGGATGGGCGTTTTGAATTGGACAGACAAttggaggaagaggaagtCGGCTGCTTGACACCGCACATGACGTTTGAACGGCTGAGGGAGGCGGGACAAAGCGGCGGTTGA
- a CDS encoding origin recognition complex subunit Orc5, whose product MVSLFRLPDEVILTPLLQSFPGRDQQIRSLATLIYPAAAPCRNLVLHGAEATGKSSITSQLLARLATHLSADDDDDSGSKQGGSRFKYAIVNAAQCISGRHLFERIVGAVADSLALPPDTRLRRCETLAQLAVALAAMLKDEPAMKSDLGRRFVLALDSIDKQRDAPPTLLPALARLSELIPCLTCIFIVTAPPAGFLRTPASAHLHFPPYSKSEFVRILSLAPPSPVPGTTQQETSDLWTRFCAAVHDAFVNSASRTLPSFRHGCFALWPRFTAPILNGTYTIKEFTKLLVSARVHFQDESLLNPSIVCVSSQVLEPTSAADGGGTTLVKPTGPVSATTELSALLPIAARALLLCAYLASHNAIRHDLSLFSSYHHASRKRRRGGGITGASRGGATRFKHRKIARKLLGAHAFVLERMLAIFEAVRADWIHVTSSIGDAGIDGDVGMAIATLASLRLLTRVGAGDMMDRAGKWRINVGWEAIRSMGRSIGVEIEEWLIE is encoded by the exons ATGGTGTCTCTGTTTCGGCTCCCCGACGAAGTGATCCTCACACCTTTGCTGCAGAGCTTCCCTGGCCGGGATCAGCAAATTCGCTCTCTCGCGACCCTGATTTAC CCAGCCGCCGCACCATGCCGTAACCTTGTCCTCCATGGCGCCGAAGCGACTGGCAAGTCTAGCATAACCTCGCAGCTGCTTGCACGCCTCGCCACCCACCTGTccgccgatgatgatgacgattcGGGTTCCAAACAGGGTGGCAGCCGGTTCAAATATGCCATTGTCAACGCAGCGCAGTGTATCTCGGGCCGGCACCTATTCGaacgcatcgtcggcgccgttgcCGATTCTCTCGCTCTCCCTCCCGACACTCGGCTGCGACGTTGCGAGACGCTGGCACAGCTGGCCGTTGCCCTGGCGGCCATGCTGAAGGATGAGCCGGCGATGAAGAGTGATTTGGGCCGGAGATTCGTCTTGGCGTTGGACTCGATCGATAAACAGAGGGATGCGCCGCCAACGCTGCTCCCCGCGCTCGCCCGCTTGTCGGAGTTG ATACCGTGCCTCACCTgcatcttcatcgtcacTGCTCCGCCTGCCGGATTCCTCCGAACGCCAGCCTCTGCCCACCTGCATTTCCCTCCCTACAGCAAGTCCGAGTTTGTCCGCATCCTCTCGCTGGCACCACCCTCGCCCGTGCCGGGAACGACACAGCAGGAGACGTCAGACCTGTGGACACGTTTCTGTGCCGCCGTGCACGACGCATTTGTGAACTCTGCATCTCGCACTCTGCCCTCCTTCCGTCATGGCTGCTTCGCTCTGTGGCCGCGCTTCACGGCGCCAATACTGAACGGCACCTATACGATCAAGGAGTTTACGAAGCTGCTCGTTTCCGCGAGGGTGCACTTCCAAGACGAATCACTCCTCAATCCAAGCATCGTGTGCGTATCGTCACAAGTACTCGAGCCGACATCAGCTGCCGATGGTGGCGGAACGACGCTTGTGAAGCCGACCGGACCAGTGTCTGCCACAACGGAACTATCTGCGTTGCTACCCATCGCCGCTCGGGCCCTCCTCTTATGCGCCTATCTCGCCTCCCATAATGCCATCCGTCACGACCTTTCTCTCTTCTCATCATACCATCACGCATCACGCaagcgccggcgaggaggcggcatCACCGGCGCCTCCCGAGGTGGTGCCACCCGATTCAAGCATCGCAAGATCGCACGGAAACTGCTAGGGGCTCATGCCTTTGTCCTAGAGCGCATGCTGGCCATATTCGAAGCCGTGCGCGCCGACTGGATCCATGTGACTAGCTCGAttggcgacgccggcattGACGGAGATGTCGGCATGGCTATCGCCACCCTCGCAAGCTTGCGCCTTCTCACGAGGGTCGGCGCCGGGGACATGATGGACAGGGCGGGAAAATGGAGAATCAACGTCGGTTGGGAAGCCATCAGAAGTATGGGACGGAGCATAGGGGTTGAAATTGAGGAGTGGCTCATCGAGTGA
- a CDS encoding ATP synthase beta chain: protein MFKSGISTFARAARPSFAATATRRAIKPASLRFASTANAGVGDGKIHQVIGAVVDVKFDTAKLPAILNSLETQNNGQKLVLEVSQHLGENVVRCIAMDGTEGLVRGAKARDTGAPITIPVGPATLGRIMNVTGDPIDERGPIKSDKFLPIHADPPAFTDQSTSAEILVTGIKVVDLLAPYARGGKIGLFGGAGVGKTVFIQELINNIAKAHGGYSVFTGVGERTREGNDLYHEMQETSVIQLDGESKVALVFGQMNEPPGARARVALTGLTVAEYFRDQEGQDVLLFIDNIFRFTQAGSEVSALLGRIPSAVGYQPTLAVDMGQMQERITTTKKGSITSVQAVYVPADDLTDPAPATTFAHLDATTVLSRGISELGIYPAVDPLDSTSRMLDPRVVGQEHYETATRVQQILQEYKGLQDIIAILGMDELSEADKLTVERARKIQRFLSQPFTVAHVFTGIEGRLVDLKDTIASFKAILAGEGDNLPEGAFYMVGDLASAKVKGEQILAELEKN from the exons ATGTTCAAGAG CGGCATTTCCACCTTCGCCAGAGCGGCCCGTCCGTCCTTTGCGGCGACCGCCACGCGACGTGCTATCAAGCCTGCGTCTCTCCGATTTGCCTCTACGGCCAATGCCGGTGTTGGAGATGGAAAGATTCACCAG GTcatcggtgccgtcgtcgacg TCAAGTTCGACACGGCCAAGCTGCCTGCCATCTTGAACTCTCTGGAGACGCAGAACAACGGCCAGAAGCTCGTGCTTGAGGTCTCG CAACATCTCGGTGAGAATGTTGTCCGTTGCATTGCCATGGATG GTACCGAAGGTCTTGTCCGAGGCGCCAAGGCCAGGGACACTGGCGCTCCCATCACCATTCCCGTCGGCCCTGCTACCCTCGGTCGCATCATGAACGTCACCGGTGATCCAATTGACGAGCGTGGCCCCATCAAGTCCGACAAATTCCTGCCCATCCATGCGGACCCGCCTGCCTTCACCGACCAGTCTACCTCTGCCGAGATTCTGGTCACTGGTATCAAAGTCGTCGATCTTCTCGCCCCCTACGCTCGTGGTGGAAAGATTGGTCTCTTCGGTGGTGCCGGTGTCGGCAAGACTGTCTTCATTCAGGAGCTTATCAACAACATCGCCAAGGCTCACGGTGGTTACTCCGTCTTCACTGGTGTCGGTGAGCGTACCCGTGAGGGTAACGATCTGTACCATGAAATGCAGGAGACCTCTGTCATTCAGCTTGATGGCGAGTCCAAGGTCGCTCTGGTCTTTGGTCAGATGAACGAGCCTCCGGGTGCCCGTGCTCGTGTTGCTCTTACTGGTTTGACCGTTGCTGAGTACTTCCGTGATCAAGAGGGACAGGATG TCTTGCTCTTCATCGACAACATTTTCCGATTCACCCAGGCCGGTTCCGAGGTGTCCGCTCTTCTCGGTCGTATTCCCTCTGCTGTCGGTTACCAGCccaccctcgccgtcgacatgggTCAGATGCAGGAACGtatcaccaccaccaagaAGGGCTCCATCACGTCCGTCCAGGCTGTCTATGTTCCTGCCGACGATTTGACTGATCCTGCTCCCGCTACCACCTTCGCTCACTTGGACGCCACCACCGTCTTGTCTCGTGGCATTTCCGAGCTGGGTATCTACCCGGCTGTGGATCCCCTCGACTCCACCTCCCGTATGCTCGACCCTCGTGTTGTTGGCCAAGAGCACTACGAGACCGCCACCCGCGTCCAGCAGATCCTGCAGGAGTACAAGGGTCTCCAGGACATTATCGCGATTCTGGGTATGGATGAGTTGTCTGAGGCTGACAAGCTCACCGTCGAGCGTGCTCGCAAGATCCAGCGTTTCCTGAGCCAGCCCTTCACTGTCGCCCATGTCTTCACTGGTATCGAGGGTAGGCTGGTCGACCTCAAGGACACCATTGCCTCCTTCAAGGCCATTCTGGCTGGCGAAGGTGACAACCTGCCTGAGGGTGCCTTCTACATGGTTGGTGACCTTGCCTCGGCTAAGGTCAAGGGTGAGCAGATTCTCGCCGAGTTGGAGAAGAACTAG